A region from the Triticum urartu cultivar G1812 chromosome 1, Tu2.1, whole genome shotgun sequence genome encodes:
- the LOC125521080 gene encoding ecotropic viral integration site 5 protein homolog, with amino-acid sequence MKPKSLPFIAFEHKRDAYGFAVRPQHLQRYKEYAGIYKEEEEERSDRWKNFLERRSESSGHDAKVALSADKVEPVVEENPENGSSELLHERSAQGTRKVGSWEPIRSSLGNIEQVMGLRVEKKYLSAGRLQSKESTHLVTVEESKVSADSDDEFYDADKVDPSQEVQSGDVNAEIGNTNQEETYSLKEELECLVHGGLPMALRGELWQAFVGVGARRVEGYYGSLLASEGELEDGGCSDSLASEGVDERPEVLSAFSAEEKCKGQIEKDLPRTFPGHPALDDVGRNALRRLLLAYARHNPTVGYCQAMNFFAGLLLLLMPEENAFWTLAGIIDDYFDGYFSEEMMESQVDQLVLEELVREKFPKLANHLDYLGVEVAWVTGPWFLSIFTNVLPWESVLRVWDVLLFDGNRVMLFRTALALLEFYGPALVTTKDAGDAVTLLQSLAGSTFDSSQLVLTARMGYQSVNETGLQDLRNKHRPSVILSMEERAKGLGVCKESGLASKLYNFKREPEPLVSINDSADQMSDVADGDVNQEGDSGDIDDMYGALTVNSEIDSMPDPKDQVTWLKFELCRLLEERRSAVLRADELETALMEMVKQDNRRQLSAKAEQLEHELSELKQALSDKQEQEQAMFQLVMRVEQELKFAEEARISAEQDAAAQRYAANVLQEKYEEAMASLAQMENRAVMAETMLEATLQYQSSQQKALSPLPSPRASAQDDSFQEPQSRRINLLGPFSLSWRDKNKGKQNNASDCTDAKVTDAYDHREEEPKIDDGKHGETQKPDGEWTVESPKGNDKAESPKKDRVHIITNDMNGRHGQLQEIQLD; translated from the exons ATGAAGCCCAAGAGCCTCCCGTTCATCGCCTTCGAGCACAAGCG GGATGCCTATGGCTTCGCTGTGCGCCCCCAACACTTGCAGCGTTACAAGGAGTACGCAGGCATCTACAAG gaggaggaggaggagagatcCGACAGATGGAAGAACTTCCTTGAGAGGCGATCTGAGTCGTCTGGACATGATGCGAAGGTTGCACTGTCCGCGGACAAAGTCGAACCTGTAGTTGAGGAGAATCCTGAGAATGGAAGTTCTGAGTTGTTGCATGAGAGGAGTGCACAAGGGACACGTAAGGTTGGATCATGGGAGCCAATTCGGTCATCCCTGGGCAACATCGAGCAGGTGATGGGTCTGCGTGTTGAGAAGAAGTATTTATCTGCTGGCAGGCTGCAGTCAAAGGAATCCACCCATCTTGTGACAGTTGAAGAGAGCAAGGTGTCAGCGGACTCAGATGACGAGTTCTATGACGCAGATAAGGTTGACCCTAGCCAAGAAGTGCAGTCAGGTGATGTGAATGCTGAAATTGGCAACACCAATCAAGAAGAAACTTATTCTTTGAAGGAAGAGTTGGAGTGTCTTGTCCATGGTGGACTGCCGATGGCTTTGAGAGGAGAG CTGTGGCAAGCTTTTGTTGGTGTTGGAGCTCGCAGAGTAGAAGGGTATTATGGTAGTCTGCTTGCTTCTGAAGGTGAATTAGAAGATGGCGGCTGTTCAGATTCTTTGGCCTCAGAAGGAGTTGATGAAAGACCTGAAGTATTGTCAGCATTTTCTGCCGAAGAAAAGTGTAAAGGGCAAATAGAGAAG GACTTGCCCAGAACTTTTCCAGGTCATCCTGCTTTAGATGATGTTGGAAGAAATGCCTTGAGACGCTTGCTTCTGGCTTATGCTAGACACAATCCAACAGTTGGTTACTGTCAG GCAATGAACTTCTTTGCTGGTCTCTTACTTCTATTGATGCCAGAAGAGAACGCATTTTG GACATTGGCAGGAATTATTGATGACTACTTTGATGGGTACTTTTCTGAAGAAATGATGGAGTCCCAG GTGGATCAGCTTGTTTTAGAGGAGCTAGTCCGTGAGAAATTCCCGAAATTAG CAAATCACTTGGACTACCTCGGTGTTGAAGTTGCATGGGTTACTGGACCATGGTTCCTATCCATTTTCACCAATGTACTTCCGTGGGAAAGTG TCCTCCGTGTATGGGATGTGCTTCTGTTTGATGGGAATCGTGTGATGCTATTCCGGACAGCCCTTGCACTCCTGGAGTTTTATG GCCCTGCACTTGTGACTACAAAAGATGCTGGTGACGCAGTTACCCTTTTGCAGTCTTTAGCTGGGTCTACTTTTGACAGCAGCCAGCTTGTCCTGACAGCTCGCATGGGATATCAGTCTGTAAATGAAACAGGATTGCAAGATCTGAGGAACAAACACCGACCATCTGTTATATTATCCATGGAAGAAAGGGCAAAAGGTCTAGGTGTCTGCAAGGAGAGCGGACTTGCATCAAAGCTCTATAATTTCAAACGCGAGCCTGAACCGCTGGTGTCAATAAATGATTCTGCAGACCAAATGAGTGATGTTGCAGACGGAGATGTCAACCAAGAGGGTGATTCTGGAGACATCGATGATATGTATGGTGCCCTGACAGTCAATTCTGAGATTGATTCGATGCCGGATCCGAAGGACCAG GTCACCTGGCTGAAGTTTGAGTTATGCCGATTGCTAGAGGAGAGAAGATCAGCTGTTCTCAG AGCTGATGAGCTAGAGACAGCATTGATGGAAATGGTAAAGCAAGATAATAGACGCCAATTAAGTGCAAAG GCTGAGCAATTGGAACACGAATTATCTGAACTAAAGCAGGCCCTATCAGACAAGCAGGAACAGGAGCAAGCAATGTTTCAG CTGGTGATGCGTGTGGAACAAGAACTGAAATTTGCAGAAGAAGCACGCATCTCTGCAGAGCAGGATGCTGCTGCTCAGAGATACGCTGCTAATGTGCTGCAG GAGAAGTATGAGGAAGCTATGGCATCACTTGCCCAAATGGAGAACAGAGCTGTAATGGCAGAAACAATGTTGGAGGCCACACTGCAATACCAATCTAGCCAGCAGAAAGCACTTTCCCCTTTGCCTTCTCCAAG AGCATCTGCACAAGATGATTCATTCCAGGAGCCTCAGTCCAGAAGAATAAACTTACTTGGACCATTTTCACTGAGTTGGCGGGATAAGAACAAG GGAAAACAGAACAATGCTAGTGACTGCACAGATGCCAAGGTTACAGATGCTTATGATCACAGGGAAGAAGAACCGAAAATAGATGATGGGAAACATGGAGAAACACAAAAACCAGATGGTGAATGGACAGTAGAATCACCCAAAGGAAACGACAAGGCGGAGTCGCCGAAGAAAGACAGAGTCCATATAATCACAAATGATATGAACGGGAGGCATGGACAGTTGCAAGAAATACAATTGGATTGA